Proteins from a single region of Orcinus orca chromosome 20, mOrcOrc1.1, whole genome shotgun sequence:
- the IZUMO1 gene encoding izumo sperm-egg fusion protein 1 isoform X7, whose translation MGPWRLPLLVAALAGCLLPARGCVMCDPNVVEALNSLETDYLPGHLEAKHHKNVMKRVKQAVEAFKDLPIDEDSYMGVVDEATLEKAAWSLLKDLKRITDSDVKGELFVKELLWTLHLAKANFASYAAQFQKAAFCPNKCGLMLQPLIWCSTCQKQVHSCRKSSNCGERKVKVHQMEDMILDCELNWHKLSQGLTDYSFYRGKEPTLTKTMVRPKDAGTYRCELGSVQSSPATIIYFHVTVLPKRIVEEIPSPNTETEDEVAPGEVTLDRPRTATTLQSQSPKPEKVLRSRLVGLLIWGFVVLIASVATVILLSRSGKVIDFMKSSWFSTGRGAAQDSEVSEEKAKESRRK comes from the exons ATGGGGCCGTGGCGGCTCCCCCTCCTGGTGGCGGCTCTGGCCGGCTGCCTGCTTCCTGCCCGGGGCTGTGTCATGTGTGATCCAAACGTCGTGGAGGCGCTAAACTCCTTGGAGACGGATTACCTGCCTGGCCACCTGGAGGCCAAGCATCACAAAAACGTGATGAAAAGGGTAAAGCAGGCAGTGGAAGCTTTCAAGGACCTGCCGATTGACGAGGATTCCTATATGGGGGTCGTCG ATGAGGCCACACTGGAGAAGGCAGCTTGGAGTTTGCTGAAGGATCTGAAACGCATCACGGACAGTGATGTAAAAG GCGAGCTCTTCGTGAAGGAGCTGTTATGGACGTTGCACCTGGCAAAGGCTAACTTTGCCAGCTACGCTGCTCAGTTTCAAAAAGCGG CGTTTTGTCCCAACAAATGTG GTTTGATGTTGCAGCCTCTGATCTGGTGCAGTACCTGCCAGAAGCAGGTTCACTCTTGTCGAAAGTCCTCGAATTGCGGAG AGCGCAAAGTCAAGGTCCATCAGATGGAAGATATGATCCTGGACTGTGAGCTCAACTGGCATAAACTCTCTCAAGGCCTGACCGATTACAGCTTTTACAGG GGGAAGGAGCCCACGCTGACCAAGACCATGGTGCGTCCAAAGGATGCAGGCACCTATCGCTGCGAGCTGGGCTCCGTGCAATCCAGTCCAGCCACGATCATCTATTTTCATGTCACAG TATTGCCCAAAAGAATCGTGGAGGAGATACCGTCACCAAACACTGAAACCGAGGATGAGGTGGCCCCAGGTGAGGTGACTTTGGATCGCCCCCGGACGGCCACAACCCTCCAGTCACAGTCTCCGAAGCCAGAGAAAGTACTGAGGAGCCGCCTGGTCGGGCTGCTGATCTGGGGCTTTGTCGTGCTGATAGCCAGTGTTGCCACCGT GATACTTTTATCTCGGTCTGGGAAAGTGATCGATTTCATGAAGTCCTCCTGGTTCAGCACTGGCCGTGGAGCTGCTCAGGACTCTGAGGTTTCAGAAGAAAAGGCCAAAGAatcaaggagaaaataa
- the IZUMO1 gene encoding izumo sperm-egg fusion protein 1 isoform X6 has product MGPWRLPLLVAALAGCLLPARGCVMCDPNVVEALNSLETDYLPGHLEAKHHKNVMKRVKQAVEAFKDLPIDEDSYMGVVDEATLEKAAWSLLKDLKRITDSDVKGELFVKELLWTLHLAKANFASYAAQFQKAGLMLQPLIWCSTCQKQVHSCRKSSNCGERKVKVHQMEDMILDCELNWHKLSQGLTDYSFYRVWGNNSETLMSKGKEPTLTKTMVRPKDAGTYRCELGSVQSSPATIIYFHVTVLPKRIVEEIPSPNTETEDEVAPGEVTLDRPRTATTLQSQSPKPEKVLRSRLVGLLIWGFVVLIASVATVILLSRSGKVIDFMKSSWFSTGRGAAQDSEVSEEKAKESRRK; this is encoded by the exons ATGGGGCCGTGGCGGCTCCCCCTCCTGGTGGCGGCTCTGGCCGGCTGCCTGCTTCCTGCCCGGGGCTGTGTCATGTGTGATCCAAACGTCGTGGAGGCGCTAAACTCCTTGGAGACGGATTACCTGCCTGGCCACCTGGAGGCCAAGCATCACAAAAACGTGATGAAAAGGGTAAAGCAGGCAGTGGAAGCTTTCAAGGACCTGCCGATTGACGAGGATTCCTATATGGGGGTCGTCG ATGAGGCCACACTGGAGAAGGCAGCTTGGAGTTTGCTGAAGGATCTGAAACGCATCACGGACAGTGATGTAAAAG GCGAGCTCTTCGTGAAGGAGCTGTTATGGACGTTGCACCTGGCAAAGGCTAACTTTGCCAGCTACGCTGCTCAGTTTCAAAAAGCGG GTTTGATGTTGCAGCCTCTGATCTGGTGCAGTACCTGCCAGAAGCAGGTTCACTCTTGTCGAAAGTCCTCGAATTGCGGAG AGCGCAAAGTCAAGGTCCATCAGATGGAAGATATGATCCTGGACTGTGAGCTCAACTGGCATAAACTCTCTCAAGGCCTGACCGATTACAGCTTTTACAGG GTTTGGGGGAACAATTCTGAGACCTTGATGTCCAAGGGGAAGGAGCCCACGCTGACCAAGACCATGGTGCGTCCAAAGGATGCAGGCACCTATCGCTGCGAGCTGGGCTCCGTGCAATCCAGTCCAGCCACGATCATCTATTTTCATGTCACAG TATTGCCCAAAAGAATCGTGGAGGAGATACCGTCACCAAACACTGAAACCGAGGATGAGGTGGCCCCAGGTGAGGTGACTTTGGATCGCCCCCGGACGGCCACAACCCTCCAGTCACAGTCTCCGAAGCCAGAGAAAGTACTGAGGAGCCGCCTGGTCGGGCTGCTGATCTGGGGCTTTGTCGTGCTGATAGCCAGTGTTGCCACCGT GATACTTTTATCTCGGTCTGGGAAAGTGATCGATTTCATGAAGTCCTCCTGGTTCAGCACTGGCCGTGGAGCTGCTCAGGACTCTGAGGTTTCAGAAGAAAAGGCCAAAGAatcaaggagaaaataa
- the IZUMO1 gene encoding izumo sperm-egg fusion protein 1 isoform X2: protein MGPWRLPLLVAALAGCLLPARGCVMCDPNVVEALNSLETDYLPGHLEAKHHKNVMKRVKQAVEAFKDLPIDEDSYMGVVDEATLEKAAWSLLKDLKRITDSDVKGELFVKELLWTLHLAKANFASYAAQFQKAGLMLQPLIWCSTCQKQVHSCRKSSNCGGEKAGPSRRGWRKRGGARGEIKSLKRSETGDSQQEKAGRDQVEGGWERAQNRERASHSNRLFPERKVKVHQMEDMILDCELNWHKLSQGLTDYSFYRVWGNNSETLMSKGKEPTLTKTMVRPKDAGTYRCELGSVQSSPATIIYFHVTVLPKRIVEEIPSPNTETEDEVAPGEVTLDRPRTATTLQSQSPKPEKVLRSRLVGLLIWGFVVLIASVATVILLSRSGKVIDFMKSSWFSTGRGAAQDSEVSEEKAKESRRK from the exons ATGGGGCCGTGGCGGCTCCCCCTCCTGGTGGCGGCTCTGGCCGGCTGCCTGCTTCCTGCCCGGGGCTGTGTCATGTGTGATCCAAACGTCGTGGAGGCGCTAAACTCCTTGGAGACGGATTACCTGCCTGGCCACCTGGAGGCCAAGCATCACAAAAACGTGATGAAAAGGGTAAAGCAGGCAGTGGAAGCTTTCAAGGACCTGCCGATTGACGAGGATTCCTATATGGGGGTCGTCG ATGAGGCCACACTGGAGAAGGCAGCTTGGAGTTTGCTGAAGGATCTGAAACGCATCACGGACAGTGATGTAAAAG GCGAGCTCTTCGTGAAGGAGCTGTTATGGACGTTGCACCTGGCAAAGGCTAACTTTGCCAGCTACGCTGCTCAGTTTCAAAAAGCGG GTTTGATGTTGCAGCCTCTGATCTGGTGCAGTACCTGCCAGAAGCAGGTTCACTCTTGTCGAAAGTCCTCGAATTGCGGAGGTGAGAAAGCTGGGCCCAGCCGGAGGGGTTGGCGCAAGAGGGGCGGAGCCAGAGGAGAGATCAAGAGTCTAAAGAGGTCGGAGACTGGAGACAGCCAACAAGAAAAGGCGGGGCGAGACCAAGTGgaagggggttgggagagggCCCAGAACCGTGAAAGAGCATCCCACAGTAACCGCCTATTCCCAGAGCGCAAAGTCAAGGTCCATCAGATGGAAGATATGATCCTGGACTGTGAGCTCAACTGGCATAAACTCTCTCAAGGCCTGACCGATTACAGCTTTTACAGG GTTTGGGGGAACAATTCTGAGACCTTGATGTCCAAGGGGAAGGAGCCCACGCTGACCAAGACCATGGTGCGTCCAAAGGATGCAGGCACCTATCGCTGCGAGCTGGGCTCCGTGCAATCCAGTCCAGCCACGATCATCTATTTTCATGTCACAG TATTGCCCAAAAGAATCGTGGAGGAGATACCGTCACCAAACACTGAAACCGAGGATGAGGTGGCCCCAGGTGAGGTGACTTTGGATCGCCCCCGGACGGCCACAACCCTCCAGTCACAGTCTCCGAAGCCAGAGAAAGTACTGAGGAGCCGCCTGGTCGGGCTGCTGATCTGGGGCTTTGTCGTGCTGATAGCCAGTGTTGCCACCGT GATACTTTTATCTCGGTCTGGGAAAGTGATCGATTTCATGAAGTCCTCCTGGTTCAGCACTGGCCGTGGAGCTGCTCAGGACTCTGAGGTTTCAGAAGAAAAGGCCAAAGAatcaaggagaaaataa
- the IZUMO1 gene encoding izumo sperm-egg fusion protein 1 isoform X12 yields MLQPLIWCSTCQKQVHSCRKSSNCGERKVKVHQMEDMILDCELNWHKLSQGLTDYSFYRVWGNNSETLMSKGKEPTLTKTMVRPKDAGTYRCELGSVQSSPATIIYFHVTVLPKRIVEEIPSPNTETEDEVAPGEVTLDRPRTATTLQSQSPKPEKVLRSRLVGLLIWGFVVLIASVATVILLSRSGKVIDFMKSSWFSTGRGAAQDSEVSEEKAKESRRK; encoded by the exons ATGTTGCAGCCTCTGATCTGGTGCAGTACCTGCCAGAAGCAGGTTCACTCTTGTCGAAAGTCCTCGAATTGCGGAG AGCGCAAAGTCAAGGTCCATCAGATGGAAGATATGATCCTGGACTGTGAGCTCAACTGGCATAAACTCTCTCAAGGCCTGACCGATTACAGCTTTTACAGG GTTTGGGGGAACAATTCTGAGACCTTGATGTCCAAGGGGAAGGAGCCCACGCTGACCAAGACCATGGTGCGTCCAAAGGATGCAGGCACCTATCGCTGCGAGCTGGGCTCCGTGCAATCCAGTCCAGCCACGATCATCTATTTTCATGTCACAG TATTGCCCAAAAGAATCGTGGAGGAGATACCGTCACCAAACACTGAAACCGAGGATGAGGTGGCCCCAGGTGAGGTGACTTTGGATCGCCCCCGGACGGCCACAACCCTCCAGTCACAGTCTCCGAAGCCAGAGAAAGTACTGAGGAGCCGCCTGGTCGGGCTGCTGATCTGGGGCTTTGTCGTGCTGATAGCCAGTGTTGCCACCGT GATACTTTTATCTCGGTCTGGGAAAGTGATCGATTTCATGAAGTCCTCCTGGTTCAGCACTGGCCGTGGAGCTGCTCAGGACTCTGAGGTTTCAGAAGAAAAGGCCAAAGAatcaaggagaaaataa
- the IZUMO1 gene encoding izumo sperm-egg fusion protein 1 isoform X5 yields MGPWRLPLLVAALAGCLLPARGCVMCDPNVVEALNSLETDYLPGHLEAKHHKNVMKRVKQAVEAFKDLPIDEDSYMGVVDEATLEKAAWSLLKDLKRITDSDVKGELFVKELLWTLHLAKANFASYAAQFQKAAFCPNKCGLMLQPLIWCSTCQKQVHSCRKSSNCGERKVKVHQMEDMILDCELNWHKLSQGLTDYSFYRVWGNNSETLMSKGKEPTLTKTMVRPKDAGTYRCELGSVQSSPATIIYFHVTVLPKRIVEEIPSPNTETEDEVAPGEVTLDRPRTATTLQSQSPKPEKVLRSRLVGLLIWGFVVLIASVATVILLSRSGKVIDFMKSSWFSTGRGAAQDSEVSEEKAKESRRK; encoded by the exons ATGGGGCCGTGGCGGCTCCCCCTCCTGGTGGCGGCTCTGGCCGGCTGCCTGCTTCCTGCCCGGGGCTGTGTCATGTGTGATCCAAACGTCGTGGAGGCGCTAAACTCCTTGGAGACGGATTACCTGCCTGGCCACCTGGAGGCCAAGCATCACAAAAACGTGATGAAAAGGGTAAAGCAGGCAGTGGAAGCTTTCAAGGACCTGCCGATTGACGAGGATTCCTATATGGGGGTCGTCG ATGAGGCCACACTGGAGAAGGCAGCTTGGAGTTTGCTGAAGGATCTGAAACGCATCACGGACAGTGATGTAAAAG GCGAGCTCTTCGTGAAGGAGCTGTTATGGACGTTGCACCTGGCAAAGGCTAACTTTGCCAGCTACGCTGCTCAGTTTCAAAAAGCGG CGTTTTGTCCCAACAAATGTG GTTTGATGTTGCAGCCTCTGATCTGGTGCAGTACCTGCCAGAAGCAGGTTCACTCTTGTCGAAAGTCCTCGAATTGCGGAG AGCGCAAAGTCAAGGTCCATCAGATGGAAGATATGATCCTGGACTGTGAGCTCAACTGGCATAAACTCTCTCAAGGCCTGACCGATTACAGCTTTTACAGG GTTTGGGGGAACAATTCTGAGACCTTGATGTCCAAGGGGAAGGAGCCCACGCTGACCAAGACCATGGTGCGTCCAAAGGATGCAGGCACCTATCGCTGCGAGCTGGGCTCCGTGCAATCCAGTCCAGCCACGATCATCTATTTTCATGTCACAG TATTGCCCAAAAGAATCGTGGAGGAGATACCGTCACCAAACACTGAAACCGAGGATGAGGTGGCCCCAGGTGAGGTGACTTTGGATCGCCCCCGGACGGCCACAACCCTCCAGTCACAGTCTCCGAAGCCAGAGAAAGTACTGAGGAGCCGCCTGGTCGGGCTGCTGATCTGGGGCTTTGTCGTGCTGATAGCCAGTGTTGCCACCGT GATACTTTTATCTCGGTCTGGGAAAGTGATCGATTTCATGAAGTCCTCCTGGTTCAGCACTGGCCGTGGAGCTGCTCAGGACTCTGAGGTTTCAGAAGAAAAGGCCAAAGAatcaaggagaaaataa
- the IZUMO1 gene encoding izumo sperm-egg fusion protein 1 isoform X1, whose translation MGPWRLPLLVAALAGCLLPARGCVMCDPNVVEALNSLETDYLPGHLEAKHHKNVMKRVKQAVEAFKDLPIDEDSYMGVVDEATLEKAAWSLLKDLKRITDSDVKGELFVKELLWTLHLAKANFASYAAQFQKAAFCPNKCGLMLQPLIWCSTCQKQVHSCRKSSNCGGEKAGPSRRGWRKRGGARGEIKSLKRSETGDSQQEKAGRDQVEGGWERAQNRERASHSNRLFPERKVKVHQMEDMILDCELNWHKLSQGLTDYSFYRVWGNNSETLMSKGKEPTLTKTMVRPKDAGTYRCELGSVQSSPATIIYFHVTVLPKRIVEEIPSPNTETEDEVAPGEVTLDRPRTATTLQSQSPKPEKVLRSRLVGLLIWGFVVLIASVATVILLSRSGKVIDFMKSSWFSTGRGAAQDSEVSEEKAKESRRK comes from the exons ATGGGGCCGTGGCGGCTCCCCCTCCTGGTGGCGGCTCTGGCCGGCTGCCTGCTTCCTGCCCGGGGCTGTGTCATGTGTGATCCAAACGTCGTGGAGGCGCTAAACTCCTTGGAGACGGATTACCTGCCTGGCCACCTGGAGGCCAAGCATCACAAAAACGTGATGAAAAGGGTAAAGCAGGCAGTGGAAGCTTTCAAGGACCTGCCGATTGACGAGGATTCCTATATGGGGGTCGTCG ATGAGGCCACACTGGAGAAGGCAGCTTGGAGTTTGCTGAAGGATCTGAAACGCATCACGGACAGTGATGTAAAAG GCGAGCTCTTCGTGAAGGAGCTGTTATGGACGTTGCACCTGGCAAAGGCTAACTTTGCCAGCTACGCTGCTCAGTTTCAAAAAGCGG CGTTTTGTCCCAACAAATGTG GTTTGATGTTGCAGCCTCTGATCTGGTGCAGTACCTGCCAGAAGCAGGTTCACTCTTGTCGAAAGTCCTCGAATTGCGGAGGTGAGAAAGCTGGGCCCAGCCGGAGGGGTTGGCGCAAGAGGGGCGGAGCCAGAGGAGAGATCAAGAGTCTAAAGAGGTCGGAGACTGGAGACAGCCAACAAGAAAAGGCGGGGCGAGACCAAGTGgaagggggttgggagagggCCCAGAACCGTGAAAGAGCATCCCACAGTAACCGCCTATTCCCAGAGCGCAAAGTCAAGGTCCATCAGATGGAAGATATGATCCTGGACTGTGAGCTCAACTGGCATAAACTCTCTCAAGGCCTGACCGATTACAGCTTTTACAGG GTTTGGGGGAACAATTCTGAGACCTTGATGTCCAAGGGGAAGGAGCCCACGCTGACCAAGACCATGGTGCGTCCAAAGGATGCAGGCACCTATCGCTGCGAGCTGGGCTCCGTGCAATCCAGTCCAGCCACGATCATCTATTTTCATGTCACAG TATTGCCCAAAAGAATCGTGGAGGAGATACCGTCACCAAACACTGAAACCGAGGATGAGGTGGCCCCAGGTGAGGTGACTTTGGATCGCCCCCGGACGGCCACAACCCTCCAGTCACAGTCTCCGAAGCCAGAGAAAGTACTGAGGAGCCGCCTGGTCGGGCTGCTGATCTGGGGCTTTGTCGTGCTGATAGCCAGTGTTGCCACCGT GATACTTTTATCTCGGTCTGGGAAAGTGATCGATTTCATGAAGTCCTCCTGGTTCAGCACTGGCCGTGGAGCTGCTCAGGACTCTGAGGTTTCAGAAGAAAAGGCCAAAGAatcaaggagaaaataa
- the IZUMO1 gene encoding izumo sperm-egg fusion protein 1 isoform X8, giving the protein MGPWRLPLLVAALAGCLLPARGCVMCDPNVVEALNSLETDYLPGHLEAKHHKNVMKRVKQAVEAFKDLPIDEDSYMGVVDEATLEKAAWSLLKDLKRITDSDVKGELFVKELLWTLHLAKANFASYAAQFQKAAFCPNKCGLMLQPLIWCSTCQKQVHSCRKSSNCGGEKAGPSRRGWRKRGGARGEIKSLKRSETGDSQQEKAGRDQVEGGWERAQNRERASHSNRLFPERKVKVHQMEDMILDCELNWHKLSQGLTDYSFYRVWGNNSETLMSKGKEPTLTKTMVRPKDAGTYRCELGSVQSSPATIIYFHVTVLPKRIVEEIPSPNTETEDEVAPGYFYLGLGK; this is encoded by the exons ATGGGGCCGTGGCGGCTCCCCCTCCTGGTGGCGGCTCTGGCCGGCTGCCTGCTTCCTGCCCGGGGCTGTGTCATGTGTGATCCAAACGTCGTGGAGGCGCTAAACTCCTTGGAGACGGATTACCTGCCTGGCCACCTGGAGGCCAAGCATCACAAAAACGTGATGAAAAGGGTAAAGCAGGCAGTGGAAGCTTTCAAGGACCTGCCGATTGACGAGGATTCCTATATGGGGGTCGTCG ATGAGGCCACACTGGAGAAGGCAGCTTGGAGTTTGCTGAAGGATCTGAAACGCATCACGGACAGTGATGTAAAAG GCGAGCTCTTCGTGAAGGAGCTGTTATGGACGTTGCACCTGGCAAAGGCTAACTTTGCCAGCTACGCTGCTCAGTTTCAAAAAGCGG CGTTTTGTCCCAACAAATGTG GTTTGATGTTGCAGCCTCTGATCTGGTGCAGTACCTGCCAGAAGCAGGTTCACTCTTGTCGAAAGTCCTCGAATTGCGGAGGTGAGAAAGCTGGGCCCAGCCGGAGGGGTTGGCGCAAGAGGGGCGGAGCCAGAGGAGAGATCAAGAGTCTAAAGAGGTCGGAGACTGGAGACAGCCAACAAGAAAAGGCGGGGCGAGACCAAGTGgaagggggttgggagagggCCCAGAACCGTGAAAGAGCATCCCACAGTAACCGCCTATTCCCAGAGCGCAAAGTCAAGGTCCATCAGATGGAAGATATGATCCTGGACTGTGAGCTCAACTGGCATAAACTCTCTCAAGGCCTGACCGATTACAGCTTTTACAGG GTTTGGGGGAACAATTCTGAGACCTTGATGTCCAAGGGGAAGGAGCCCACGCTGACCAAGACCATGGTGCGTCCAAAGGATGCAGGCACCTATCGCTGCGAGCTGGGCTCCGTGCAATCCAGTCCAGCCACGATCATCTATTTTCATGTCACAG TATTGCCCAAAAGAATCGTGGAGGAGATACCGTCACCAAACACTGAAACCGAGGATGAGGTGGCCCCAG GATACTTTTATCTCGGTCTGGGAAAGTGA
- the IZUMO1 gene encoding izumo sperm-egg fusion protein 1 isoform X3, with product MGPWRLPLLVAALAGCLLPARGCVMCDPNVVEALNSLETDYLPGHLEAKHHKNVMKRVKQAVEAFKDLPIDEDSYMGVVDEATLEKAAWSLLKDLKRITDSDVKGELFVKELLWTLHLAKANFASYAAQFQKAAFCPNKCGLMLQPLIWCSTCQKQVHSCRKSSNCGGEKAGPSRRGWRKRGGARGEIKSLKRSETGDSQQEKAGRDQVEGGWERAQNRERASHSNRLFPERKVKVHQMEDMILDCELNWHKLSQGLTDYSFYRGKEPTLTKTMVRPKDAGTYRCELGSVQSSPATIIYFHVTVLPKRIVEEIPSPNTETEDEVAPGEVTLDRPRTATTLQSQSPKPEKVLRSRLVGLLIWGFVVLIASVATVILLSRSGKVIDFMKSSWFSTGRGAAQDSEVSEEKAKESRRK from the exons ATGGGGCCGTGGCGGCTCCCCCTCCTGGTGGCGGCTCTGGCCGGCTGCCTGCTTCCTGCCCGGGGCTGTGTCATGTGTGATCCAAACGTCGTGGAGGCGCTAAACTCCTTGGAGACGGATTACCTGCCTGGCCACCTGGAGGCCAAGCATCACAAAAACGTGATGAAAAGGGTAAAGCAGGCAGTGGAAGCTTTCAAGGACCTGCCGATTGACGAGGATTCCTATATGGGGGTCGTCG ATGAGGCCACACTGGAGAAGGCAGCTTGGAGTTTGCTGAAGGATCTGAAACGCATCACGGACAGTGATGTAAAAG GCGAGCTCTTCGTGAAGGAGCTGTTATGGACGTTGCACCTGGCAAAGGCTAACTTTGCCAGCTACGCTGCTCAGTTTCAAAAAGCGG CGTTTTGTCCCAACAAATGTG GTTTGATGTTGCAGCCTCTGATCTGGTGCAGTACCTGCCAGAAGCAGGTTCACTCTTGTCGAAAGTCCTCGAATTGCGGAGGTGAGAAAGCTGGGCCCAGCCGGAGGGGTTGGCGCAAGAGGGGCGGAGCCAGAGGAGAGATCAAGAGTCTAAAGAGGTCGGAGACTGGAGACAGCCAACAAGAAAAGGCGGGGCGAGACCAAGTGgaagggggttgggagagggCCCAGAACCGTGAAAGAGCATCCCACAGTAACCGCCTATTCCCAGAGCGCAAAGTCAAGGTCCATCAGATGGAAGATATGATCCTGGACTGTGAGCTCAACTGGCATAAACTCTCTCAAGGCCTGACCGATTACAGCTTTTACAGG GGGAAGGAGCCCACGCTGACCAAGACCATGGTGCGTCCAAAGGATGCAGGCACCTATCGCTGCGAGCTGGGCTCCGTGCAATCCAGTCCAGCCACGATCATCTATTTTCATGTCACAG TATTGCCCAAAAGAATCGTGGAGGAGATACCGTCACCAAACACTGAAACCGAGGATGAGGTGGCCCCAGGTGAGGTGACTTTGGATCGCCCCCGGACGGCCACAACCCTCCAGTCACAGTCTCCGAAGCCAGAGAAAGTACTGAGGAGCCGCCTGGTCGGGCTGCTGATCTGGGGCTTTGTCGTGCTGATAGCCAGTGTTGCCACCGT GATACTTTTATCTCGGTCTGGGAAAGTGATCGATTTCATGAAGTCCTCCTGGTTCAGCACTGGCCGTGGAGCTGCTCAGGACTCTGAGGTTTCAGAAGAAAAGGCCAAAGAatcaaggagaaaataa
- the IZUMO1 gene encoding izumo sperm-egg fusion protein 1 isoform X11: MLQPLIWCSTCQKQVHSCRKSSNCGGEKAGPSRRGWRKRGGARGEIKSLKRSETGDSQQEKAGRDQVEGGWERAQNRERASHSNRLFPERKVKVHQMEDMILDCELNWHKLSQGLTDYSFYRVWGNNSETLMSKGKEPTLTKTMVRPKDAGTYRCELGSVQSSPATIIYFHVTVLPKRIVEEIPSPNTETEDEVAPGEVTLDRPRTATTLQSQSPKPEKVLRSRLVGLLIWGFVVLIASVATVILLSRSGKVIDFMKSSWFSTGRGAAQDSEVSEEKAKESRRK, encoded by the exons ATGTTGCAGCCTCTGATCTGGTGCAGTACCTGCCAGAAGCAGGTTCACTCTTGTCGAAAGTCCTCGAATTGCGGAGGTGAGAAAGCTGGGCCCAGCCGGAGGGGTTGGCGCAAGAGGGGCGGAGCCAGAGGAGAGATCAAGAGTCTAAAGAGGTCGGAGACTGGAGACAGCCAACAAGAAAAGGCGGGGCGAGACCAAGTGgaagggggttgggagagggCCCAGAACCGTGAAAGAGCATCCCACAGTAACCGCCTATTCCCAGAGCGCAAAGTCAAGGTCCATCAGATGGAAGATATGATCCTGGACTGTGAGCTCAACTGGCATAAACTCTCTCAAGGCCTGACCGATTACAGCTTTTACAGG GTTTGGGGGAACAATTCTGAGACCTTGATGTCCAAGGGGAAGGAGCCCACGCTGACCAAGACCATGGTGCGTCCAAAGGATGCAGGCACCTATCGCTGCGAGCTGGGCTCCGTGCAATCCAGTCCAGCCACGATCATCTATTTTCATGTCACAG TATTGCCCAAAAGAATCGTGGAGGAGATACCGTCACCAAACACTGAAACCGAGGATGAGGTGGCCCCAGGTGAGGTGACTTTGGATCGCCCCCGGACGGCCACAACCCTCCAGTCACAGTCTCCGAAGCCAGAGAAAGTACTGAGGAGCCGCCTGGTCGGGCTGCTGATCTGGGGCTTTGTCGTGCTGATAGCCAGTGTTGCCACCGT GATACTTTTATCTCGGTCTGGGAAAGTGATCGATTTCATGAAGTCCTCCTGGTTCAGCACTGGCCGTGGAGCTGCTCAGGACTCTGAGGTTTCAGAAGAAAAGGCCAAAGAatcaaggagaaaataa